One stretch of Mus pahari chromosome 5, PAHARI_EIJ_v1.1, whole genome shotgun sequence DNA includes these proteins:
- the LOC115064060 gene encoding UDP-glucuronosyltransferase 1-3-like has protein sequence MGIQEFLQKLSGLLLLLLCALPWAEGEKVLVFPIEGSHWLSMRDVVRELHSRGHQTVVLAPEVTVYIKEEDFFTLKTYTVPYTKEEYRHQLLGHLQKVFETEFSLKFILQNMASVNNISAFYTRSCMGLLYNAALIQHLNSSSFDVVLTDPFFPCGAVLAMHLRIPAVFFLQSMLCELEFEATSSPNPSSYVPRLLTRNSDYMSFLERVKNMVYPLPWMYFCHVNYGPLERLASEFLQREVSLVEVLRHTSVWLLRKDFVFHYPRPFMPNMVFIGGINCANRKPLTQVCVQSLFK, from the coding sequence ATGGGAATTCAAGAGTTCCTGCAAAAACTCTCAGgactgctgctcctgctcctgtgtGCCCTGCCCTGGGCTGAAGGTGAGAAAGTGCTGGTGTTCCCCATAGAGGGCAGCCACTGGCTGAGCATGAGGGATGTTGTAAGGGAGCTCCACTCCCGAGGTCACCAGACTGTGGTCCTGGCTCCAGAGGTGACCGTGTACATCAAAGAAGAGGACTTCTTCACCCTCAAAACCTACACCGTTCCTTATACCAAGGAAGAGTACAGGCACCAATTGCTGGGCCACCTTCAAAAAGTATTTGAAACTGAATTTTCTCTGAAGTTTATTTTACAGAATATGGCAAGTGTAAATAATATATCAGCATTCTATACTAGATCTTGCATGGGTCTGCTGTACAACGCAGCTCTGATCCAGCACCTGAACTCCAGTTCCTTTGATGTGGTGTTAACAGATCCCTTTTTCCCTTGTGGGGCAGTGCTGGCCATGCACCTGCGCATTCCTGCTGTGTTTTTCCTGCAATCGATGCTCTGCGAACTGGAATTTGAGGCAACAAGCAGTCCAAACCCCTCTTCTTATGTTCCCAGGTTACTAACCAGGAATTCTGACTACATGAGCTTCCTAGAGAGAGTGAAGAACATGGTTTACCCTTTGCCATGGATGTATTTTTGCCATGTTAATTATGGTCCTTTGGAGAGACTGGCCTCTGAGTTTTTGCAGAGGGAGGTATCTTTGGTGGAGGTTCTCAGACATACATCCGTGTGGCTACTGAGAAAGGACTTTGTGTTCCACTACCCCAGGCCCTTCATGCCCAACATGGTCTTCATTGGGGGCATAAACTGTGCCAACAGGAAGCCACTCACTCAGGTGTGTGTTCAGTCTTTATTCAAATGA